The following proteins are encoded in a genomic region of Dyadobacter sp. UC 10:
- a CDS encoding type II toxin-antitoxin system RelE/ParE family toxin, whose amino-acid sequence METYSYELATGFLNELFAEIMRLSSSCLHHPECRYLKTVSKKYRNLRFKNYLVIYRIASTRIEILTVMHSSRSVAKMKLARQLKLP is encoded by the coding sequence GTGGAAACGTACTCCTACGAGTTAGCTACTGGCTTTCTGAATGAATTATTCGCTGAAATAATGAGGCTCTCGTCGAGCTGTCTGCATCATCCGGAATGCCGATATTTAAAAACGGTTTCTAAAAAATACCGCAACCTTCGCTTCAAAAATTATCTGGTTATTTATAGGATCGCCAGCACGCGGATAGAAATCTTAACGGTTATGCATTCCAGTCGCAGCGTAGCCAAAATGAAACTAGCGCGGCAACTCAAACTACCTTAA
- the ftsY gene encoding signal recognition particle-docking protein FtsY, translated as MSLFGFFSKEKKETLDKGLEKTKDSFFGKLSRAIVGKTTIDEDVLDELEDILVSSDVGVETTVKIIKRIEERVARDKYATTAELDKILRDEIAALLIENKSVDIKDSFETEHLPKPYVIMVVGVNGVGKTTTIGKLAHQFHQKGHKVVLGAADTFRAAAVDQLKLWGKRVDVPVIDHGMNTDPSAVAFDALKKGTEIGADVIIIDTAGRLHTKVNLMNELSKIKRVMQKIIPDAPHEVLLVLDGSTGQNAVIQAREFTKVTEITALAITKLDGTAKGGVVIGISDEFKIPVKYIGVGEKMDDLQVFDRGEFVDSLFKKIG; from the coding sequence ATGAGTTTATTCGGCTTTTTTTCAAAGGAGAAAAAAGAAACACTAGATAAAGGCCTTGAAAAGACCAAAGACAGTTTTTTCGGCAAACTTTCACGCGCTATTGTTGGTAAGACCACCATTGATGAAGACGTTCTTGATGAACTGGAGGATATTCTGGTAAGCTCTGATGTGGGTGTTGAAACCACAGTGAAGATTATCAAGCGGATTGAGGAACGCGTCGCGAGAGACAAATATGCTACTACGGCCGAACTGGACAAAATTCTGAGAGACGAAATTGCAGCGCTGCTGATTGAGAATAAATCGGTTGATATCAAAGATAGTTTCGAAACCGAACATTTGCCTAAGCCCTATGTGATTATGGTTGTAGGTGTGAATGGGGTTGGAAAGACAACTACGATCGGCAAGCTGGCGCATCAGTTTCACCAGAAGGGACATAAGGTGGTGCTTGGCGCGGCAGATACTTTTCGCGCCGCAGCGGTTGATCAGCTAAAGCTATGGGGAAAAAGAGTCGACGTACCCGTTATTGACCACGGCATGAACACCGATCCTTCCGCCGTGGCATTTGACGCACTGAAAAAAGGGACTGAGATCGGGGCTGACGTGATTATCATTGATACCGCAGGTCGCTTGCACACGAAGGTCAACCTGATGAACGAACTTTCGAAAATCAAGCGGGTAATGCAAAAAATTATCCCTGACGCACCGCACGAAGTACTGCTGGTGCTCGATGGAAGTACAGGTCAGAATGCTGTAATCCAGGCGCGTGAGTTTACAAAAGTAACAGAAATTACTGCGCTTGCGATCACCAAACTCGACGGGACAGCCAAAGGCGGCGTAGTAATCGGTATTTCAGACGAATTCAAAATTCCTGTAAAATACATTGGAGTCGGAGAGAAAATGGATGATTTGCAGGTATTTGACCGGGGCGAGTTTGTGGATTCTTTGTTTAAGAAAATAGGTTAG
- a CDS encoding DUF4295 domain-containing protein encodes MAKKVVATLKKEGGKSFAKVIKAVRSPKTGAYTFKEEIVPLDGVQGALKN; translated from the coding sequence ATGGCAAAGAAAGTAGTTGCTACCCTGAAAAAAGAAGGCGGTAAATCATTTGCCAAAGTGATTAAAGCCGTAAGATCCCCTAAAACCGGAGCTTATACCTTCAAAGAAGAGATCGTACCCCTGGATGGTGTACAAGGCGCGTTGAAAAACTGA